The Blautia pseudococcoides genome segment GATGTATTCGAGGTGAGCAATTTGAACCGTCAGCTTCTCAGCGCCCCTGATCTGATCGGACACAGAAAAGCTGCTGCTGCCGCCCAGCGCATGAAGCGAATAGCGCCCGGCATAGATATCCTACCGGTGGAGGCTTTCTTTGGTGAAGAGAATGCTGACCGTCTCATCCGAAACCAGGATCTGGTCATAGATGCGCTTGACAATATCCCCTCCCGCTTTCTGATGGAGGATGCCTGTGAAAGGCAGGGGGTAACTTTCATCCACGGTGCTGTTCTGGGATGGAATCTGCAGGTCACCGTGGGGCGTCCGGGCAGCCGGGTACTGCACCGTATCTATGGCACAGGCACAGCCCCTTCCTGCACAGATGCGGTCTCAAAAACCAGCCTTCCCATGACCCCGGCAGCCTGCGCTGCTGTACAGACCGCACAGGCAGTCAAAATACTCACAAGCCATGAGCCTTCTCTGTGCGGCAGACTTCTGCTTTTCAATCTGGAAACTATGGAACAAAGAATGATCCCGGTGGATTAGCGTGTGTCAGCATGACAGTCTACCGCCGGGATATTATTTTTTCATTCTCACACAGGCAGCGGCCCCAGCCTGTTTTCCCTCTGCAGTCACTGCCTCCACCATGGGGTGTACTCTACGGCAGTTACCGCAGAGATGCACCCAGTCCGGACTGCCAAGCCCCAGCAACAGGGACCTGTCCGGGCGCAGTCCCGCAGCTACCAACAGACTGCTGCATGGGATGATCTGTTCCTCCCCTGTGTCTGATCTGCTGACCTTCACTGCGGTCAGAACCTCCTGCCCCAGCACCTCCGTAACCGTGGAGGAACAGAGGAGGGGAATATGATACGTTTCAAGACATCGCTGGTTTCTGGCCAGACCGCCGCAGACAGCCTTCTGTTCAATCATTGCTGCGACTTTTACCCCTTCCAGACTTAATTGTTCCGCCATGATCAAGCCCAAATCCCCGCTTCCCAGGATCACGGACGGTCCCTTTGGCAGTTTGTGACAGATATTCACCAGTTCCTGGGCCTGACCAGCTGTATAAATCCCTTCCGGACGTGTCCCCCCAATCGGCAGGGCTCCTATTGGAATCTCCTGGCAGCCTGCAGCCAGGATCAATTGCTCAAACCGGATTTTTTGAAGGCCGCAAGACGGACTTGACAACACCATAGTACGGTCAGAGGAGACCGACACAACCGTGGTTCCCAGCATGACTTTGATTTCTTTTGGAAACTGTTCCAGCAGTTTTTGCACATACTCCACACCGGTAAGCTGCGGGCCGAAGCCATGGTGAGCGCACTGTAGCAGGACCCCTCCCATCTTCTGTTTGCTGTCAACCAGTAGGATACTTTTGCCTCCCGCTTCATCAGCAGAGCGCGCAGCGGCGATCCCGGCAGCGCCGGCACCCACAATTACTATATCACAATGCTCCATATCCCTCTTCCTCCAACAATGCAGCGATGACCCGGCTGCATCGGCTGCTCTGGCACCTTCCCATACCAGCCCCCACTCTCCGCTTTACCCCGGCAGCCGTAACTGCTCCCCGGCGGATAGCTTCCAATATCTCTGCTCTGGATATATCCTCGCATGGACATACAATGTCTCCGTAATCCGGGTCTTGTTTGACCAGAGATGCTCTGGACGCAAAGTCCATGCCGTGAACCCTCCGGATCGCCCTTCGCTTAGGATCAAACGCCCGGTTCGGCTCCGCATCTAAATATGCTGCCAGGCACCGGGCAAGATATTTCCCCAACTCATTGGCACATGTCAGTCCCGGCGTCTTAATTCCGATCAGGCTGTAAAAACCGGCAGCAGGATTTTCAATAACAAAACTTCCAATACTTTTCCCGTCCGAAACAAATCCCCCCTCTTGTTTCTTCACCTGATATGGGTTCGGACGGACCGCGCCGAAAGCGCGGATCACCTGGTTCAGATCCACCTTTGGCAGCACGCAGGCCGCACTGTGGCGCAGACGTTCTATGCTGCCAGAGGCCACCGCAAAATACGCTCCGTCAAAGGCCCGCTTAGAAGAGCCAAGCAGCAGGTTTCCCTCCACAGTGGGCACTGCGGTGATGCCTTTCCCTTTTTCTTCAGATTCATGGAAAATGATATATTTTGGAACATCTGCCTCCCTGTCCAACACCAGAAAGTCTGTCCCGTCAAGAAATAACCGAACGGATGGCAAAAACAGCATTTCCTGTATCTTATCTGCCAAAATCCCTGCACAGTTCAGGACCGCCCTGCATGCGATCCCTTCTCTGTCCGTTTCAATGAGATATCCCTTCTCTCTTTTTTGGATTCCCAGCACTTTTGTATTCAACAGGATATCACATCCATTCTGTACCGCATTTTCATAAGCTGCAATCCCCAGCTGCCAGGGATTCACCGTCCCGGTGGTGGGGGCATAGAGTGCCGCCGTCACATGGGGAGCCAGATGTGGCTCCATTTTACAAGCTTCCTTTCCTGAAAGCAGTTTAAGTCCCGGTACCTGGTTTTTCTGGCCATTGCTGTATTTTTTCTGTAACACTTTTTCAGCCCGCGGCCCAAAGGCAGCCATCAAAGATCCTCTTCGCAGAAACGGCACTTCCAGTTCCTCACACAAGACATCAAACGCTCCATTGCCCCGAACCGTCATGGCCGCTTTCAAGCTTCCCGGCGGATTATCATAACCGGCATAAACCACAGCGCTGTTTGCTCTGGTGACACCTGTGCAGATATCCTCTTTTTCCTCGATCAGTATTGTCCGTATCTTCCATCGCATCAGTTCACGCGCTGCCATACATCCCAGGATGCCGCCGCCTATCACGACTGTGTCAACCGTTCTCATACCAGGCACCTCCAATCTCAAACACGCTCTAATACCACGGTCACTTGTACCTCGGCGCCTTTTGCTACCCCTTCACAGTCTCTGTCGATACAGAAATAACCATCCGTTCCCGCCAGCGTTGTGATCAGGCCCGACTTTCCGCGGATAGGGAATGCAAACAGTTCTCCGTCTCTCTTTTCAAGACGGACACAGTGGTACTGCGCCCTGCCATGATTTGCACTGACATTCTCCGATATCCTTGCCGTGACCGTATAGCTGCTCATATCCCGGCAGGACAGTCTTCCAAGCAGCGAAAGGACAAAAAGTTTTGTGACAAAATAGGCAGCCACAGGATGCCCCGGCAGACCTACAAGGGGTTTGTTCCCCGCCTTTCCCAAAATGGTAGGTTTTCCGGGCTTGATGGCAATACCATGCAGCAGCAGTGTTCCCATGGATTGGATGATCCTGCAGGAGGCATCCTTGATCCCCACACTGCTTCCTCCTGAGAGCAGTACGGCATCGCATTTCGAGACCGCTTCCTCCATCACGGCGGCAAGCCGTTTCTCATCATCTTTGACTATGCCGTAGTTTTTCACCTCTGCCCCAAAAAAAGTGAGCATGGCTTCCAGCATTGGACCATTTACATCCCTGATCTGTCCGGCTTTTGGACTGTTCTCAGGCGGGACCAGTTCATCCCCGGTGGATATCACCCCCACCACCAGCTTTTTCCTGACAGGTACCCGGACACAGCCCACAGCGGCCAGTGCTCCTATATCCTGGGCCCCAAGAACCCGTCCTTTCCTCAGAACCACTTTTCCCGGTTCCACATCATCTCCCCTGAAGATCATATTCTCTCCCGGTGCGGCTGGCTTTGTAATCCCCATAGTACCGTCACTGTAATCCTCCGTATATTCAACCATGACCACACAGTCTGCACCTTTCGGTACAGCACCGCCTGTGGGAACTGCACAGCAGGTTTCCGGCTGCAGTTCAAATTCTGCCCCTTCCCCCATCAGCACCTCCCCTGCAAGAGGCAGGATGGCGGGAATGGCATCAGAGCAGCCAAAAGTGTCCCTGGCACGGATCGCAAATCCATCCACAGTGGACCGGTTAAAATCCGGAACATATTCCTTTGCCAAAATATCTTCCCCCAGTACCCTGCCTATGGCAGACAGAAGCGGTACCGTTTCCATACTCTCTTTCAGAGGAACGAACTCCTGCTCTATGAGCTCCAGGACCTCCTCCGGCGTTTTTACTTGCAGCATACTATTTACCTCCCATTAAAATCCACAGTTTTTATGGAACTGAAATCTATGATATCACACAACCCGCTTTTTTGAACAAATATTTTTCAAGACTTTGAAAATATCTATAACCGTTCAGACATCTGAACGGTTACTAATATCAATCAAGCATAATATACAATACGAAATGATAAAACTATTGAAATTGTATAAAGCCTATGCTATAATCATTTTCAAAAGATGACTGCCTGTACGAATCAAAAGTCAGAATCACAGCAGTTCTATATTATTTTTGTAAAGCGGTGGACGAGCCTCTTTCCAAAGCCAAGAAATTTGCACGATATTTATGCTCTTTTGGTATTGGAACGGCTGGTCATTTTTTATTACACATTTTTGGAGGAAGATCATGAAAAAAAACATCGCATTACTACTAACTCTGGCTTTGAGCTTCACTATGCTGACAGGCTGTTCCGGCGGGGATCATAGCAAGCCAAAGGCTGACGCGGCCGCCGCAGAAACGGAAACAAAGGACGACACAGACGCAGCAACACAATCTGCTCCCGACACTGTCATCCTGAAAGAAACTGACGAGAGCATGATCAATACCTATACGCTTATCGCAGTAAATCCGGATGCACCATTTGCTGACGCCGACGGAAATGCTGTTTCTGATGTTGCCATCAACACAGAAGGCGCCGATGCTCTGATTGACTGGTTTCTGACACAGGAAGCCCTGGATCTGGCTGCTGACTATGGCGTTGCTAAATACAATGACCATTTATTTTATGTGAAGGACGATGCCCCAGCCTACTCTGGGGAGATCACCCCCGCAGCGGAAGAAAACAAAATCATCCGTCTCTCCACGACTACTTCTGTGAACGATTCCGGTCTGCTTGGATATATGCTCCCAACTTTTGAAGAAAAGTATGGATATACGGTTGAAATACAGTCTGCAGGCACGGGAAAGGCGATTGCCGCCGCACAGTACGGCAATGCTGACCTCATCCTCGTCCATGCAAAATCACAGGAGGAGGTATTTGTAGCTGACGGTTACGCACGTACGGTTGACGGCTTTGCATCCGAACGTCTTTCATTCCTCTACAATTACTTTGTGCTCTGCGGCCCATCGGCTGACCCCGCAGGAACTGCTTCCTGTGAAAATGTCTTAGATGCCTTTGCCGCCATTGCTGAGACAAAAAGCGTCTTTATCTCCCGCGGTGACGGTTCCGGAACCCATACAAAAGAATTGTCCCTATGGCCAAAAGACCTGGGGATCACGGATCAGCCGGATTCCTTTGCCTCTTATACAGACTGGTATACATCAGCGAATGCCGGCATGGGAGCATGTCTGGTCATGGCCGAAGAGATGGGCGGTTATATCCTGACAGATAAAGCCACCTTCCTGGTATTTGTTCAAAACAACGGCGAAATGTAAGGCATTACTCTGCAGTGACATACGCATGGAAGAAATTCTTCCATGTGTATGTCCTTAACACGGCAGGAAGCACCCTCTGCGGACTTTTTACCGGGATGCATTAAAATCAAAAAACGGAGGAAAAGGCAGAAAAATGCAGTCTGCATTTGAAAAAGCAATACACTTAATTATGACCGGAGATGCGGAGCTGTGCAATATCCTCTTCGTAACAGCAAGAATGAGTCTCACCAGTTCTATCATTGCCCTCCTGATCGGAGTTCCGTTTGGAATCTGGCTTGGAGCCTGCCACTTCCGGGGAAAAGGCCTTATACTCATAATGAATCGCACACTCATGGGCATGCCGCCTGTGGTCTGCGGTCTTTTGTTTTATATCCTATTCTCCGGCGTTGGCCCCCTTCGCCGCGGAAAGCTCCTGTTCACTGTAAACATTATGATCCTGGCACAGGTGGTTCTGATTACCCCCATCGTGATTGGAAACATGGAAACTTACGTCTCCGGAATCGCCCCCGCCATACAGGAAACCACCAGAGGTCTGGGGCTTACCAGAATCAAAACCCTTTTGCTGCTGGCCAATGAATGTATCTATCAGATTTTTTTTGTCTATATGCTGTCCTTCGCCAGAGCAATCTCAGAAGTGGGGGCTGTTTCCATGGTGGGCGGCGCCATTGCCTGGAAGACGAATGTAATGACCACGGCTATCATGCAATATACCAACCGCGGCAATTTCTCTCTCGGCATCGCACTGGGCATGATCCTGCTTACCATTTCCCTGCTTGTAAATACCGCGATCACTTTACTGCAAAGGAGGTTAAGCAAATGAAGATTTCTGCCTTTTCCAAGACCTATCACGGCGTAACTGTCCTGGATGTTCCCGAACTAGAACTGCATCCCGGAAAAATCTACAGCATTATCGGCTCCAACGGCAGCGGAAAATCCACGTACGCAAAAATTCTGGCAAAAGTCCTCCCCGCAGACCAAAAAGGTCCTCAGCTTGACGCCGGCATCACCGTTGGCTACATCCCCCAGAAGAACTACGCCTTTCGGATGAGCACAAAAGCCAATATCCTCCTGGGCGGTTCTGACAGCGCAAAAGCAGAACGCTTAATGGAGGTTCTTCAATTGGACAGTCTTGCATCCCAGCGTGCAGACCGGCTTTCCGGGGGAGAGACGTCCCGCATGGCACTGGCACGGCTGATGATGAAACACTTTGACCTGGTGATCCTGGATGAACCCACCGCCGCCATGGATGTGGAAACCACTTTTTTATCGGAAAATCTCATTTGGGAGTATGCCAAGAAAAGCGGCTGTGTGCTGCTCCTCATAACCCACAGCCTTCAGCAGGCCAAAAGAATCGCCGATGAAATCCTGTTTTTCCACAAAGGACAACTTTTTGAATCCGGGCCGAAAGAAAGGCTGCTCTTTGCTCCCACCCGCCCGGAAACCAGACAATTTCTGGAATTTTATGGTATTTAACACTACTTATAATCTCTCACCTATTAAGGAGGAAGTCATATGAGCTTATTAGAAATCCTGCAGAACAGACATAGCGTAAGAAAATACACGAAAGAACCAATCCCGGAAGAGACTTTGATGACCGTTTTACAGGCCGGTCTCCTTTCCGCATCCAGCCGTTCTATCCGCCCATGGGAAATTATCGTGGTAAAAGAGAGAGCCGTCCTGGAAAAATTATCCGACTGCCGTGTGGGTTCAGCCAAAATGCTGGCCGGCGCCCAGGCAGCAATCGTAGTGGTGGCTGACAGCACCGCCTCTGATGTCTGGATTGAAGACTGTTCCATCGTAATGTCCAATATGCACCTGATGGCTGACAGCCTGGGTCTTGGAAGCTGCTGGATCCAGGGAAGGCTTAGGGTGACGCCAAATGGAGAGACCACGGAGGATTATTTGAGAAAATTCCTGGGGTATCCAAAAACGTATGTTTTAGAGGCGGTTCTTTCACTGGGTATGCCGCAGAATCATCCGGCGAAACAAGAATTGTCAGCACTTCCTTTGGATAAAATACATTGGGAGAAATTTTAAAAGTACACCGGGGCATGACTGATGTCACGCCCCGGTTCTGTCTCATTCTATTATAGCTGCTCTCTTCTGCTGCATCTCGCTTCTTTCTCACACCTTTGCAATATCTTTCTCTTTCATTCCCAGTTTTCTCATGATTGCGTCCAGTGCATCCCTTTTTTCCTGTGACAAAGTGGGATATTCATATTCCTCTAAAACCTTTTCAATTCTTTTCTGCGCAGAGGCATACAATTCTTCATTAGGATTACCTCGCCCGTTATCATGAACGGAAACCGTACTAAACCATGGATCCATTCTGCACCGTTCAAAGGTATGTTCGACCGTAATAAAGTTGCTGCCTTCCTCCGCAACCTCCTGAATCGCATCAAAAGCCAGAGCATCGTCATCATCCGGAAGGTCACTGAAATAGTAACGCATACGGTCAATGGTCTCAATATCCATAATAAATTTCTCGTAACTTACCGTATTAAAGGAATGCAGTGATCCTGTCGCATGCATGACCAGATTGGCCTTTTCCGAAAACGATTCAAACAGACTCATGGCGCTTTCCACTCCGGCCTGAGCAGTCAGACCATTTGCATTGGACATTCCTCCGCCGCTTCTACATGCAAGGCCATATTTCTTGGACAACAACGCCCCATAACGTGCCTCCTTCAGGAAACCAGGGCAGGCATTGGATACATTCATATTTTTCATATCGCTGACAGTGGCGGCGAACCCGTAGACAATAGGCGTACCCGGATGAACCAACTGCGCATAGACATTCGTGGCTAAAATCTCAGCATTGGCAAGGGAGGTATTGCCGGCAAGTGAGATGGGACCGGTACCGCCTGCCATAGGTCCAGGCGCAATTACCAGCGGCTGGCCGTTTTTGGCACAAACGTTTATGGTGTCAAGAGTGCCTTTTGTGATTCCCAGCGGACTTAACGTGGAAATCAAGTTAAAGCAGCATGGAATCTTTTCAATGTCACCCCCAAACACGATCCGCAGCATTTCCATAATATGTTCCGCCTGCTCACCGCCTCCGCACACGGAAAAAAGCGCTTTATCGGAACGGCAGAGTGTAGTATAAACCATTGCTTCTACAGAAATATCGGCATCAATGTCCGATGGCTGGGCAAGAATACCGCCGTTGATTGAAAATGCGTCACTGGACTGCACGATCATGGCAAGTTTCAGAAAGTCATCAAAAGTCGCTGTTCTGACCTTGCCGTCTGCTTCACAAATACTCGGGCTTCCATACCCCGGAGTGATATACAGGTCCTCTGTATTCATTTTCACATTGTAGGTACTGTTTCTTGCATATACGGTAAAATCTTTCACCGCAGTATCCAACGCATGCATCACCTGCTCCTCGGTAAAATAAGCACGATTTTCTTCCACCCGTATGCCGCCTTTACGAAGGATCTCCAAAGCCTCCTCGGAAAGAAAAGCCATACCTACTTCCTCCAGGATACGAAGCGTATTCTGGTGAATCCGTTCCACGATCTGCTCATCACGTTTTGTCATAAATTTCTCCTTTTCTGCTGTGCACTTTTTTTCACAACAAATTATATGTTAACAGTTACATGTGAAACAAAAGAATATTCCCCGCAGCCATAAAATAACTGCGGTTAAATTGGAATCTAAAAGTAATCATTTATGTAATCGCGATTACCTTTAAGGTTTAAAGCATAGCTGATACCTTGCGTATCAGCTCTACTTTGTGTATCTCATTTATAATACAATCGTCAAACCAGGGTTTTTCATGTAAATCTCCCTAATCCGCATCCAGGACAGTTTCCGGTTCAACAAATTTTCGGAAGAGTTCATATATCAGACGATAACAGTCCTCAATAGCCATCTCCATTGCAGCCTTATTATCTTTCATTTCAGAATAAGGATACAAAATAAAAAGTCCATGGAAAACGGCAGTTGCCAGACGACTCAGAAGGGAAGCGTTATCCAGAGTGATCAATCCGGCATTTGCAGCTCTTCTGAGCCGGATAAACTCACGCTCTGTCAGATTATTGCTGAAAATAATACTGGCACTGAATCCATCGAAATCCCGCTGCTGCTCCGGAAACAACTGGTAATACTCATATACACAGTCTTCCAGCTTATCACGTTCCGGACTGAAAAACATCTGCTCATAATATGGCTTCTTCGTAAACGCTTCACGAATAAAGAATTTCCAGAGGATCAAGTCCATCTGAATGGACGTGATATCTTTTCGTCTGGTCTGTTTGCGGAACTCCTGTATGTAATTCTCCAGAAACTTGACAGAGGCCAGCATGATCAGATGATCTCTGTTCTCAAAGTGCTTATAAAGAACAGCGCTCGTACATCCGGCTTCCTTGGCAACACGCCGGATGCTCACACCCTCTATGCCTTCTTCCTCCAGAATCCGGCTGGTAATGGTAATATATTTGATCTTTCTGTCAGGGTTTATATTCATGATATCTGCCTCTGTAATCTTGATTACCTTTATAATACGGTATTGGGAACGGTTTGTCAAGTATTTCTTCTTTTAGAGATGAATCTGCCGTTACCCTAAAAAGACAGAGGCCCCACATGAGACACCTCTGCCTTTTCTCTATAACAAAATACCAAAATACTTCTCCAAAATCCCAGCCACTTTCTCCTCCCCAATCTCCGTTTCCTGCACCACTGCCCCATTCTCCACTTCTGTAAAGATATTCCCCACAACCGAAACACTCCCATTTTCCGTCCTCATATTCACATAAAGCCTCTGACAAAACACCGAATTCTCATTCTTGGAACAGTATTCATTCATGGGAATATAATCCACTGCCTCCTGAGGCATAGTATAAAACTGCAGCATGGATTCCATGGCCCCGCTGCTTGTCCTTCTCTTCATGGTCCACCAGGGTACCACATCCTTGTACATATAATACTTCTCTCCACGGATATCCGCCTCTGCCCCGTCCTGCACCGGTACCGCTCCCGGAGGCATGGGACCGCCATAGCCCACATCACAGAAATACTTCATGCCATCCAGTTCCACAAGGATCCCCCTGTGAAGCACCAGCGGTACATAGTTATTATTCCTGGTGATCCGGCACATGCAGGAATAGGCATGGAATCCCAGGTCCTTTAGCAGGGCAGTAAACAGGGCATTCAGCTCAAAGCAGTAGCCGCCCCTGTGCTTAACCACCACTTTTTCATAAATAGATGCAATATCCAGCGGTATATCTTTTTTAAACATCCAGACATCCAGATTCTCAAAAGGTACATGAATCTGATGTCCATAGATCAAATCGTCCAGATACTCTTTCGTAAGCGCAGTCCGGCGCTTCCTGTGGATCCGTTCCAGATAGGCGTCCGCATCGGGAACAGACGCATACAGTGCTTCATACATATCCTTTCCTCCTTCGGCAGTATACCACCTAATACTTTTATTATATACAGGTATATTTTTATTTGTAAAGCGAAAAAACCTTCGCTTTTATGATTACAAGGTATGCTGTCAAAAGCAGAATACGAAAGTCAGGCTCCATAATATGAATCATTCAAACTATTCTCCAAATTACCGGGCACAAAACTACGCAGATTGTGGTTGTCAGGACTAATAAGGGAATTCCCACTTTAAGATAGTCCAAAAAACCGCAGCCGGAGACAGACATTAAATATGCATTCAGCGGAGTCGCCATGGGCGTTGCGAAAGAGCTCCCTGCAGCCACACAAACCATCATCAGTGTTGCTACAGGACTGACATGCAGCTGCTGCGCAACTGACAGACCGATTGGATAGAAAACAGCCGCAGTGGCTCCATTGGACATAAATTGCGTTATGATAACGATCATAACAAAGAATATACTTAGAATGAACATTTTATTTGTCCCTTCACCAAATAATCCCAAAAAATTCTTTGAGATCAAGGAAGCTGCTCCAGACTTGGAAATTGCGCTTCCAAGAGTCAAAAGGCTTGCAAACATAAGTGTAGTCGGCCAATTCACATATGAAAAAGCCTCCTTCTCGGTAATTGTCCTGCTTACGATCAGTATCAGGCTTCCGAAAAAAGCGGTCATATGAATGGGCAGATGGATCACATTTTCCAGCATCATGCAAATAATAACCATCCCAAAAACAAACAGAGTAAAAAAACATGGTCCCTTACTGTAAGTATCTTCCTGATGTTCCGTATGAACTATATACGTGTCATTGGCAGATTTGGCTGGTGACAGCCGATAACCGGCAAAATACATGTAAAGATAACCTGCAATACACAACGGGAGTCCGATTTTTCCGAAATCCCAAAATCCCACACTCCCTGCTCCGGACTCTTCCAGAAATGTTTTCACCATAACATTTCCGGAAACTCCGATCATAGTGAGCATCCCTCCAAGAATACTCCCCACTGCAATACTCATGGTCATTTTCGGAAGATGATAATCTTTATGCGATTCTGCTATGCCGGCCGCAAAGGCAGCCACCACAACAGCAGTTGCCATATTGCTGAAAAAGGCTGACAAGAGCATAGACAGCAATAACAGGCGCATGACAATCTGCTTTTCGGTCTTAGCCTTCCACACCAGCCATTTTCCAATCAGCGCAGACGCACCGGATTTTAAGAGAGAACCGCTGATAACAAACATAAAAATCACTAAAAGAGTAGAGCCGTTCACCAGATTGATAAATAGTTCTGAAACAGTCACGATCCCGGAAAGATAAAGGGCTGCCAGAATAAGAAGGGATGTCGCAGTCACATTCATCCATGATGTAGAATAAAACAGCACTGCACAAAGGAGAATGATCAATGTAATCAGAATTTCTGTATCCATAACACTTTACCTCCCAAATTCCAGTTCTGCAGTGTTTCATTACG includes the following:
- a CDS encoding nitroreductase family protein, which gives rise to MSLLEILQNRHSVRKYTKEPIPEETLMTVLQAGLLSASSRSIRPWEIIVVKERAVLEKLSDCRVGSAKMLAGAQAAIVVVADSTASDVWIEDCSIVMSNMHLMADSLGLGSCWIQGRLRVTPNGETTEDYLRKFLGYPKTYVLEAVLSLGMPQNHPAKQELSALPLDKIHWEKF
- a CDS encoding ABC transporter permease translates to MQSAFEKAIHLIMTGDAELCNILFVTARMSLTSSIIALLIGVPFGIWLGACHFRGKGLILIMNRTLMGMPPVVCGLLFYILFSGVGPLRRGKLLFTVNIMILAQVVLITPIVIGNMETYVSGIAPAIQETTRGLGLTRIKTLLLLANECIYQIFFVYMLSFARAISEVGAVSMVGGAIAWKTNVMTTAIMQYTNRGNFSLGIALGMILLTISLLVNTAITLLQRRLSK
- a CDS encoding molybdopterin molybdotransferase MoeA, producing the protein MLQVKTPEEVLELIEQEFVPLKESMETVPLLSAIGRVLGEDILAKEYVPDFNRSTVDGFAIRARDTFGCSDAIPAILPLAGEVLMGEGAEFELQPETCCAVPTGGAVPKGADCVVMVEYTEDYSDGTMGITKPAAPGENMIFRGDDVEPGKVVLRKGRVLGAQDIGALAAVGCVRVPVRKKLVVGVISTGDELVPPENSPKAGQIRDVNGPMLEAMLTFFGAEVKNYGIVKDDEKRLAAVMEEAVSKCDAVLLSGGSSVGIKDASCRIIQSMGTLLLHGIAIKPGKPTILGKAGNKPLVGLPGHPVAAYFVTKLFVLSLLGRLSCRDMSSYTVTARISENVSANHGRAQYHCVRLEKRDGELFAFPIRGKSGLITTLAGTDGYFCIDRDCEGVAKGAEVQVTVVLERV
- a CDS encoding HesA/MoeB/ThiF family protein, which encodes MEKRYERNIPSISEEEQAVLVSKKVLVIGCGGLGGYVLEYLARLGVGHITVVDNDVFEVSNLNRQLLSAPDLIGHRKAAAAAQRMKRIAPGIDILPVEAFFGEENADRLIRNQDLVIDALDNIPSRFLMEDACERQGVTFIHGAVLGWNLQVTVGRPGSRVLHRIYGTGTAPSCTDAVSKTSLPMTPAACAAVQTAQAVKILTSHEPSLCGRLLLFNLETMEQRMIPVD
- a CDS encoding substrate-binding domain-containing protein — its product is MKKNIALLLTLALSFTMLTGCSGGDHSKPKADAAAAETETKDDTDAATQSAPDTVILKETDESMINTYTLIAVNPDAPFADADGNAVSDVAINTEGADALIDWFLTQEALDLAADYGVAKYNDHLFYVKDDAPAYSGEITPAAEENKIIRLSTTTSVNDSGLLGYMLPTFEEKYGYTVEIQSAGTGKAIAAAQYGNADLILVHAKSQEEVFVADGYARTVDGFASERLSFLYNYFVLCGPSADPAGTASCENVLDAFAAIAETKSVFISRGDGSGTHTKELSLWPKDLGITDQPDSFASYTDWYTSANAGMGACLVMAEEMGGYILTDKATFLVFVQNNGEM
- a CDS encoding ATP-binding cassette domain-containing protein, with the protein product MKISAFSKTYHGVTVLDVPELELHPGKIYSIIGSNGSGKSTYAKILAKVLPADQKGPQLDAGITVGYIPQKNYAFRMSTKANILLGGSDSAKAERLMEVLQLDSLASQRADRLSGGETSRMALARLMMKHFDLVILDEPTAAMDVETTFLSENLIWEYAKKSGCVLLLITHSLQQAKRIADEILFFHKGQLFESGPKERLLFAPTRPETRQFLEFYGI
- a CDS encoding TetR/AcrR family transcriptional regulator, with amino-acid sequence MNINPDRKIKYITITSRILEEEGIEGVSIRRVAKEAGCTSAVLYKHFENRDHLIMLASVKFLENYIQEFRKQTRRKDITSIQMDLILWKFFIREAFTKKPYYEQMFFSPERDKLEDCVYEYYQLFPEQQRDFDGFSASIIFSNNLTEREFIRLRRAANAGLITLDNASLLSRLATAVFHGLFILYPYSEMKDNKAAMEMAIEDCYRLIYELFRKFVEPETVLDAD
- a CDS encoding trimethylamine methyltransferase family protein, whose protein sequence is MTKRDEQIVERIHQNTLRILEEVGMAFLSEEALEILRKGGIRVEENRAYFTEEQVMHALDTAVKDFTVYARNSTYNVKMNTEDLYITPGYGSPSICEADGKVRTATFDDFLKLAMIVQSSDAFSINGGILAQPSDIDADISVEAMVYTTLCRSDKALFSVCGGGEQAEHIMEMLRIVFGGDIEKIPCCFNLISTLSPLGITKGTLDTINVCAKNGQPLVIAPGPMAGGTGPISLAGNTSLANAEILATNVYAQLVHPGTPIVYGFAATVSDMKNMNVSNACPGFLKEARYGALLSKKYGLACRSGGGMSNANGLTAQAGVESAMSLFESFSEKANLVMHATGSLHSFNTVSYEKFIMDIETIDRMRYYFSDLPDDDDALAFDAIQEVAEEGSNFITVEHTFERCRMDPWFSTVSVHDNGRGNPNEELYASAQKRIEKVLEEYEYPTLSQEKRDALDAIMRKLGMKEKDIAKV
- a CDS encoding NAD(P)/FAD-dependent oxidoreductase, which produces MRTVDTVVIGGGILGCMAARELMRWKIRTILIEEKEDICTGVTRANSAVVYAGYDNPPGSLKAAMTVRGNGAFDVLCEELEVPFLRRGSLMAAFGPRAEKVLQKKYSNGQKNQVPGLKLLSGKEACKMEPHLAPHVTAALYAPTTGTVNPWQLGIAAYENAVQNGCDILLNTKVLGIQKREKGYLIETDREGIACRAVLNCAGILADKIQEMLFLPSVRLFLDGTDFLVLDREADVPKYIIFHESEEKGKGITAVPTVEGNLLLGSSKRAFDGAYFAVASGSIERLRHSAACVLPKVDLNQVIRAFGAVRPNPYQVKKQEGGFVSDGKSIGSFVIENPAAGFYSLIGIKTPGLTCANELGKYLARCLAAYLDAEPNRAFDPKRRAIRRVHGMDFASRASLVKQDPDYGDIVCPCEDISRAEILEAIRRGAVTAAGVKRRVGAGMGRCQSSRCSRVIAALLEEEGYGAL
- a CDS encoding NAD(P)/FAD-dependent oxidoreductase, whose product is MEHCDIVIVGAGAAGIAAARSADEAGGKSILLVDSKQKMGGVLLQCAHHGFGPQLTGVEYVQKLLEQFPKEIKVMLGTTVVSVSSDRTMVLSSPSCGLQKIRFEQLILAAGCQEIPIGALPIGGTRPEGIYTAGQAQELVNICHKLPKGPSVILGSGDLGLIMAEQLSLEGVKVAAMIEQKAVCGGLARNQRCLETYHIPLLCSSTVTEVLGQEVLTAVKVSRSDTGEEQIIPCSSLLVAAGLRPDRSLLLGLGSPDWVHLCGNCRRVHPMVEAVTAEGKQAGAAACVRMKK